From the Odocoileus virginianus isolate 20LAN1187 ecotype Illinois chromosome 20, Ovbor_1.2, whole genome shotgun sequence genome, the window GCACAATGGGTGGCAATTGTGGACGGTGACTACAGGAAAAGCAGTGAAGAGGTCACTGCACTAACCCAGACTGATTGTCACTGACTCGTGAGGATCAGCTCCCCTGGAAGCTGTGGGTTTGGTAAAGGTAGTACTCCCGTGGTCGTTACCACGGGCTTATCCCTGAATACCCACCACAGGGGACAGAGGCCTTCTATCAATGTTTGTTACATGATTTTATAGCTCCCATGCCTTGAGCTTTTAAGGTTTTAATCCCTGTGCTGGACATTTAACAATCTTACAAATTCCTCAGGACCACTGTGTCGGGTAAGTTTTGAAATCCCTACTCTATCGCTGAGGAGAGTGAGGCTCACAGGGCTGGCTTTTGATCATATAGTAAGTAGCAGAAAGAGGGTTTGAGCCATCTGCCTGACCTAGAGAGTCTGGATGGGGCAAAGCCAGCCTGTGTAGCATTTCATCTTTGCCTCTGCACCTGCCCAGGTGAAGCGTGCTCAGCACGCATGCGCCCACGCGCATTTAAAGCACCTGTCGCGGGTCCTCCACTCCAGCAGGAAGAGGCAGGCGCTCGGCTTGACGCCAGCCCAAAGGATGCTGGTGAGATACAGGAGCCAGGTTCCCGCCTCTCAGCTTGGGCCTCTCCAGGCTCTtgaccccagcccctctcccttgCAGAGTCCAAACGCGTCCCTTGACCCAGAGCCTCGGAGCACCTCAATCCCTGACGGCATCCCAGGGGGCAGGAGCATCTCCCCAGGATGCCCGGAGAGGCCCCTGGGGCCTTGCGCGCCGCCAGGGCTGGAGGAGGCTCTGAGCGctctggggctggagggagaaCGTGAGTACGCCGGGGACATCTTCACCGAAGTCATGGTgagtggggttggggtggggtggggggaacactAGTGGACCAGGGGGCTTTGGGCAACTCTAGCGCCGCCCACATCCCTAGAGGGCAGCAGAGGCGACGTTCGGGTTGGAGGAAGCCAAAGTTGACTCGCAGCGCCCACTCAACACGTCTTCCCTAACTCCCACCTCAGCAGCCTCTCCCGTCACTTCCCACTGACTTTGCAGCCTTTGCACCGCTGCCACCCACAACTTCTTGGCCTTTTTCTCTTGCACTGTACCTGTGTGGAATGCCCTTTCCCAGCCTCCCCAGCTGTTTGCAGCCCCTCCCTTTGGTACTGCATAATCCCTCACATTGACCCACTTATCAATTATTCAGTGAGTTATTAACAAATGTTTCTGAGcatgttctaggcactggggatactgTGATGGACAACACAAGACAGTCTGCCTCAATGAGCGGAGACAAACAAGCAAATGTAGGCAATAATTTCAGAAGGGCCACAAAAACCAAAGCGCAGGCTATCGTCCACAGATACTGTCTGAGACAGgcattgccagaagaaatactgAAGGGATGCGGTTTATTTAACATCTTGTGAGCATCTCTCCCACCCCAGGGTCTCTGTTAGGAACCAAGATATAGCTGTGATCTGGACAGAAATCCCTGCCCAGCTGGCAGTCTAGTGGGGCAAAAAGACAAAACTTTGAAGTAAACACCAGATATCTCCAGGCTGAAAATAccatgaggaaaataaagcaataagATAGAGATGATAGGGTGCatggaaaagtatataaaaagtTGGGGAAATTTTAGCTGAGACTGGAAGGACTGAGAAGTCAGAAATGCAAGGAGTGGGGAGTGACCATTTCAGCTGGTAcataagtgcaaaggccctgaggtaggaatGAGGCTGGCAGAGTCCAGGACCAAAAGAAGTAGCTTAAGTGTGGGTTTTGGGGGGGAGAGAGGGGACAGGTGATGCTGGAGCAGGGCCGGAGTCAGGGCAATTAGGATTTTCTCTTAAGGGTACTGAAAGCCACGAAGGGTTTTAAGCTGGGGAGTTCCTTGGTCAGATTTATACTTTAGAAAGACCCTCTGGGTGCTCTGATGATGGGTTGAGGGTTGGTGACTAAGATTGGAGTCTGGGAACCCAGCAGAAGATGCCCAGTAATGAAGTCCTGTGGCCTTGGGGGCTAGACTGGAGAGCTGGAAAGTGAGGCGTCCAGAACAAAGTCCAGGGTTCTAGATGGGGACACGCAAGAGGAGTGTATTCGGGGGAGACGTTAGAGGCCAGTTTGTATGTGGCACTCGTGACGTCCAACTGATGCGAGGAGACTAGAGCACCCAGGGCTGGAGCCCGGGAGGGGCGCCAAGGCACAGGTGTGGAGACTGAGGCCGTCCTTGCCTGACCGCAGGTGTGCCGCGCGTTGCCCCCGAGGGCCCTGCCCCGCACCGTGACCCCGGAGATGCGCGCGCTAGTGGTGGATTGGCTGGTTCAGGTGCACGTACGTAAccgggagggggcagggaggggcctgcGTAGCGGTCTAGAACCTTAGTGCTCACTCGCGCCCCTCCCCAGGAGTACCTGTGTCTGGCGGGGGACACGCTCTACCTGGCCGTGCACCTGCTTGATTCCTACTTGCGCGCGGGCCGAGTGCGCCTACACAGCCTGCAGCTGCTGGGCATGGCCTGCCTGTTCGTGGCGTGCAAAGTGGAAGAGTGCGTGCTTCCCGAGGTACTTCCGGGGCGGGGCTTGGGAGGGTGAAGCCCTTCCTCCCCGCCTCACAGATTAAACGCCTGGTGTGTGCCAAGCAAGCTCTTTACCTAGTCTCAGAATCCCAGCATGTCTCTATGTGGTAGAGGCTACCAATGTGTCCTTTTAACAGAGgaagagactgaggcccagagcgaGGAAGATATTTGCCAGAAGACAAGCATTTGAGACTTGGACTCAGTCTTGAGTAGTTAGTAGCTATAGTCCTTCTTGAGTGTATTTAACATGCATAAACTCAGTGACTTATCAGAACTGCCTGGTGAAACAGGAAGTCATATCTCCGGTTTTATGTGAAGACACTGAATCTCAGAGAGCTTCAGTGGATGTCCATGTCAGACAGTGAGCAAACGGTAGGGTTTGAGGTCAGGAACCCAAGTCTATCTGGCTGTGAAGCCTCTGCTTTCCGTGACTTCCAGACAGCAAATCaatggccccattttacagaccagaaactgaggcccagaacgGGGACTGAAACGATCCCAGGCGCTCAAGTTCAGGGATTAACGAGCTAGGGTCCAAGATTTCCCCACctcttcccccccgccccccccccccccaattcccagccctcctccctctgtctcctgggcGCTGGCTCCTTCTCGCGGGCCGAGCTTCTGCGCGCGGAGCGCCGCATCTTGAGCCGCTTGGATTTCCGGCTGCACCATCCGGGCCCGCTACTTTGCCTCGGGTTGCTTGCTGCGCTGGCCCGGAGCGGCCCCCAGGTGCACGGGGTAGGACGGAGCGGCCTCGTGGGTAGGGGCGTGGCGTGGCTTGTGCGGGTGGGCGTGGCCTCGCGGGTAGGGGCGTGGCCTCGCGGGTAGGGGCGTGGCCTCGCGGGTAGGGCGTGGCTTGGGCGGGCGGGCGTGGTCTCGCGGGTAGGGGCGTGCCCTGACACGCTCCCCGCGGAAACTGCAGGTGTTGCTTCTCGCCACTTACTTCTTGGAGCTGTCTCTGCTAGAGGCCGAAGCCGCAGGGTGGGAGCCGGGTCGCCGTGCAGCTGCGGCGCTGGGCCTGGCTCACCGGTTGCTCGACGGAGCGGGTTCCGGGCCTGAGCCGGCGCTTTACAGGTATGGCCGCTGTGGAGGGTCTCTGTGGCTGCAGGGCCTACCTTCTTTGTCGCCGTCTT encodes:
- the CCNP gene encoding cyclin-P, encoding MLVRYRSQVPASQLGPLQALDPSPSPLQSPNASLDPEPRSTSIPDGIPGGRSISPGCPERPLGPCAPPGLEEALSALGLEGEREYAGDIFTEVMVCRALPPRALPRTVTPEMRALVVDWLVQVHEYLCLAGDTLYLAVHLLDSYLRAGRVRLHSLQLLGMACLFVACKVEECVLPEPSSLCLLGAGSFSRAELLRAERRILSRLDFRLHHPGPLLCLGLLAALARSGPQVLLLATYFLELSLLEAEAAGWEPGRRAAAALGLAHRLLDGAGSGPEPALYSRAELGPLERCMVRAALRGPAPGRAAVFLKYARPQRQGTSLAAAYLLRHSLPGPP